The following coding sequences lie in one Thalassoglobus polymorphus genomic window:
- a CDS encoding PIN/TRAM domain-containing protein has product MLLLIIRAIYILICVGALATFAFTQNSGAPPFVEAHPVASFSVMLLIMLSILLIDVLIPRKRVEVISAIYFGLLIGVLLTYLLNLALAPLFAMLESMNAEGAAFRGAVTLMAILMMPYVCITFLLQTKDQFRFVIPYVEFSRELKGGSPMVLDSSALIDGRIADLIDTNIVETQFIVPSFILQEVQDIADSQDKIRKSRGRRGLDVLKRLQQDPKVEIKVHETIEDREKTVDQKLVDLCIEINGRLVTNDVNLNKLAGVQGVDVVNLNDVANALKPRFIPGEQLRIRIIKDGEGQGQGIGYLDDGTMVVVENGTREMGKEVDTVVTSVLQNSAGRMIFSKLADGHV; this is encoded by the coding sequence ATGCTGCTTCTCATAATCCGGGCAATTTATATTTTGATTTGTGTTGGGGCATTGGCCACCTTCGCCTTCACACAAAACTCTGGCGCCCCACCATTCGTTGAAGCCCATCCGGTTGCGTCATTCTCCGTGATGCTGCTGATCATGCTATCAATCTTATTGATTGACGTCCTGATTCCCCGCAAACGCGTCGAGGTGATTTCGGCGATCTACTTTGGATTGTTGATTGGTGTGCTGCTGACATACTTGTTGAACCTTGCGCTGGCTCCTCTGTTCGCCATGCTTGAGTCCATGAATGCCGAAGGTGCTGCATTCCGGGGAGCTGTCACACTGATGGCGATCTTGATGATGCCGTATGTCTGCATCACTTTTTTGCTGCAAACCAAGGATCAATTTCGCTTTGTGATTCCGTACGTGGAGTTCTCTCGCGAACTCAAAGGGGGATCGCCGATGGTCCTCGATTCCAGTGCGCTGATTGATGGCCGAATCGCCGATCTGATCGACACCAATATCGTTGAAACTCAATTCATTGTGCCGAGCTTCATCTTGCAGGAAGTTCAGGACATTGCTGACAGCCAAGATAAAATCCGTAAGAGCCGTGGGCGTCGTGGACTGGATGTTTTGAAACGACTTCAGCAAGATCCGAAAGTTGAAATCAAAGTTCACGAAACGATTGAAGATCGTGAGAAAACAGTTGACCAGAAGCTGGTTGATCTGTGCATCGAGATTAACGGTCGACTTGTGACGAATGATGTGAACCTGAATAAGCTGGCCGGTGTTCAGGGTGTTGATGTTGTGAACTTGAATGATGTCGCCAATGCATTGAAACCCCGTTTCATTCCTGGTGAGCAACTCCGAATTCGCATCATCAAAGATGGTGAAGGGCAAGGGCAGGGCATTGGATATCTGGACGATGGCACGATGGTTGTCGTCGAAAACGGAACTCGCGAGATGGGCAAAGAAGTCGACACCGTTGTCACCAGTGTTCTCCAAAACAGTGCGGGACGAATGATTTTTTCCAAACTTGCCGATGGTCATGTCTAA
- a CDS encoding prenyltransferase/squalene oxidase repeat-containing protein, whose amino-acid sequence MSNKIEVDLERLQQAFESVRDRLLREQNSEGHWTGQLSTSPLSTATAVMALHQVVKGNPERSAELSPLIENGLAWLGEHQNGDGGWGDTLKSFSNISTTMLSHAVFHATEQSAKYAEVVERADRYITEMGGVAAVVKRYGKDKTFSVPILTHCALAGLVDWKEVSALPFELACLPHQFYATIRLPVVSYALPALIAIGQVRHHFRKPWNPLHSWLRNFSIPQSLRILKRTQPTTGGYLEAAPLTSFVTMSLAAKGLSTHPVVEDGVRFLKDSVLEDGSWPIDTNLATWVTTLSVNALGEELPEENREKILQWLLEQQYKEVHPFTQAAPGGWAWTNLSGGVPDADDTPGAMLAVLALSKEEASPEIQSALQNAARWLLDLQNRDGGWPTFCRGWGALPFDRSSADITAHCIRALERVKTLTPFTSEIESGIRAGFRFLDKQQRADGSWLPLWFGNQHAPEDINPVYGSAKVIAAYRDTGRIEALQAQDGLRWLREAQNEDGGWGGVQGAPSSVEETSLAVEALLSSDVATTEVARGVGWLIDRVESKTIDETTPIGFYFAKLWYFERLYPIIFSASALRKAKETCQGHSSNEN is encoded by the coding sequence ATGTCTAACAAAATTGAAGTCGATCTCGAACGACTTCAGCAAGCATTTGAGTCTGTCCGCGATCGATTACTTCGTGAGCAAAACTCTGAGGGACACTGGACGGGACAACTTTCCACATCACCGCTTTCGACTGCAACCGCTGTGATGGCGTTGCATCAAGTGGTGAAAGGGAACCCGGAACGGAGTGCGGAACTCTCTCCATTGATCGAAAACGGGCTCGCCTGGCTTGGCGAGCATCAGAATGGCGATGGAGGTTGGGGGGATACCCTCAAGAGTTTTAGCAACATTTCGACGACCATGCTTTCGCATGCAGTTTTTCATGCGACAGAACAATCCGCAAAGTACGCTGAAGTTGTCGAACGAGCGGATCGTTACATCACAGAGATGGGCGGGGTAGCTGCCGTTGTCAAACGATACGGAAAAGACAAAACATTTTCCGTTCCAATTCTCACCCATTGTGCGCTCGCAGGCTTAGTCGACTGGAAAGAAGTTTCGGCACTTCCGTTTGAACTTGCCTGCTTACCACACCAATTCTATGCGACAATTCGCCTTCCAGTCGTCAGCTACGCACTACCGGCTCTGATTGCGATTGGACAAGTGCGTCATCATTTCCGAAAGCCCTGGAATCCGCTTCACAGCTGGCTTCGAAATTTCAGCATTCCGCAAAGTCTGAGAATCCTCAAGCGAACCCAACCAACAACGGGCGGCTATCTGGAGGCTGCTCCGTTGACGAGTTTTGTCACGATGAGTCTGGCTGCCAAAGGGCTTTCTACCCACCCGGTCGTTGAAGATGGTGTCAGGTTTCTCAAAGACTCGGTTCTGGAAGATGGCAGCTGGCCCATTGATACAAATCTGGCGACCTGGGTCACAACACTTTCAGTCAACGCATTGGGCGAGGAACTGCCTGAAGAAAATCGAGAGAAAATCCTGCAATGGTTGCTCGAACAGCAGTACAAGGAGGTCCATCCTTTCACTCAAGCGGCTCCTGGAGGTTGGGCGTGGACGAACTTGAGCGGAGGCGTCCCCGATGCGGATGATACTCCGGGTGCGATGCTTGCGGTCTTGGCACTCTCAAAAGAAGAGGCATCGCCCGAAATTCAATCAGCTTTGCAGAATGCTGCGAGATGGCTCCTCGATTTACAAAATCGCGACGGCGGTTGGCCGACCTTCTGCCGAGGTTGGGGAGCGCTCCCATTTGACAGAAGTTCAGCGGATATCACGGCACACTGCATTCGTGCCCTTGAGAGAGTGAAAACTCTCACACCGTTCACGTCGGAGATTGAATCGGGAATACGAGCAGGATTCCGGTTCCTCGATAAGCAGCAGCGGGCAGACGGATCGTGGTTGCCATTGTGGTTCGGAAATCAACATGCTCCGGAGGATATCAACCCGGTGTATGGGTCAGCAAAAGTCATCGCTGCGTATCGAGATACTGGGCGAATCGAGGCTCTTCAGGCTCAGGATGGTTTACGCTGGCTTCGAGAAGCACAAAATGAAGATGGTGGCTGGGGCGGCGTTCAGGGGGCTCCCTCGTCGGTTGAGGAGACCTCTCTGGCGGTGGAAGCTCTGCTGTCATCGGATGTTGCGACGACAGAAGTTGCTCGGGGAGTCGGCTGGTTGATTGACCGCGTGGAGTCCAAAACCATCGATGAAACGACTCCGATCGGTTTCTATTTTGCCAAATTATGGTACTTTGAACGGCTGTATCCCATCATTTTTTCGGCAAGTGCCTTACGAAAAGCAAAAGAGACTTGTCAGGGGCACTCGAGTAATGAAAACTGA